The following coding sequences lie in one Klebsiella huaxiensis genomic window:
- the maiA gene encoding maleylacetoacetate isomerase, which produces MKLYSFFNSSASYRVRIALALKGIDYQSVGVNIRIGQQNALEYRRLNPVGLVPTLITDEGESLGQSLAIVDWLDRHYPQPQLLPQEDIARMRVLEIVYAIACDIHPINNMRVLRYLGDELKVSEEDKKRWYAHWIQQGLSAVEQLLRHAKSGNFCVGDTPTLADCCLVPQWANALRMGCDLSHYPRCQAVYDACTRLPAFIAAAPENQQDKIPA; this is translated from the coding sequence ATGAAGCTGTACAGCTTTTTTAATAGTTCCGCGTCCTACCGCGTGCGGATTGCGCTGGCGCTGAAAGGCATCGACTACCAGAGCGTGGGCGTGAATATCCGCATCGGCCAGCAGAACGCGCTGGAATATCGGCGGCTGAATCCGGTTGGCCTGGTGCCGACGCTGATTACCGATGAGGGCGAATCCCTCGGCCAGTCGCTGGCGATTGTGGACTGGCTTGACCGCCACTATCCGCAGCCGCAACTGCTGCCGCAGGAGGATATTGCGCGGATGCGAGTGCTGGAGATTGTTTATGCCATCGCCTGCGATATCCACCCGATTAATAATATGCGCGTTTTGCGCTACCTTGGCGACGAGCTGAAGGTGAGCGAAGAGGATAAAAAACGCTGGTATGCGCACTGGATCCAGCAGGGATTGAGCGCCGTGGAGCAGCTGTTGCGCCACGCCAAATCCGGCAATTTCTGCGTGGGTGATACGCCAACTTTGGCCGACTGCTGCCTGGTGCCGCAGTGGGCTAACGCTTTGCGAATGGGCTGCGATCTGAGCCACTACCCACGCTGTCAGGCGGTCTATGACGCCTGCACCCGGCTCCCGGCGTTCATCGCCGCCGCGCCGGAAAACCAACAAGATAAGATCCCGGCTTAG
- a CDS encoding 3-hydroxybenzoate 6-monooxygenase, with protein sequence MAKVMRAIIVGGGIGGAATALSLARQGIKVMLLEKAHEIGEIGAGIQLGPNAFSALDSLGVGEVARQRAVFTDHITMMDAVNGEEVVHIETGQAFRDHFGGPYAVIHRVDIHATVWEAVLTHPGVEYRTSTQVVDIRQTANDVTVFDDKGNCWTADILIGCDGVKSVVRQSLLGDTPRVTGHVVYRAVVDAADMPEDLRINAPVLWAGPHCHLVHYPLRGGKQYNLVVTFHSREKEEWGVRDGSKEEVLSYFKGIHPRPRQMLDKPTSWRRWSTADREPVEKWGNDRITLVGDAAHPVAQYMAQGACMALEDAVTLGKALAECDGDAARAFALYESVRIPRTARIVWSTREMGRVYHAAGVERQVRNLLWKGKTQSEFYRGIEWLYGWKEDNCLEAR encoded by the coding sequence ATGGCAAAAGTGATGCGAGCAATCATTGTCGGCGGCGGTATTGGCGGGGCGGCAACGGCGCTCTCTCTGGCGCGTCAGGGAATCAAGGTGATGCTATTAGAAAAGGCCCACGAAATTGGCGAAATCGGCGCGGGGATCCAGCTTGGGCCAAATGCCTTCTCGGCGCTGGATAGCCTTGGCGTTGGCGAAGTCGCCCGCCAGCGAGCGGTATTTACCGATCACATCACGATGATGGATGCGGTAAACGGCGAAGAGGTGGTGCATATTGAGACCGGGCAGGCCTTCCGCGACCATTTCGGTGGCCCGTATGCGGTTATCCATCGGGTGGATATCCACGCCACCGTCTGGGAAGCCGTACTGACCCACCCGGGCGTCGAGTATCGCACGTCGACGCAGGTGGTGGATATCCGCCAGACCGCCAACGACGTGACCGTTTTTGATGACAAAGGGAACTGCTGGACGGCGGATATCTTGATCGGCTGCGACGGCGTGAAGTCAGTGGTGCGCCAGAGCCTGCTCGGCGATACGCCGCGGGTGACCGGCCACGTAGTGTATCGCGCGGTGGTCGATGCCGCCGATATGCCGGAAGATTTACGTATTAATGCGCCGGTTCTGTGGGCCGGGCCACACTGCCACCTGGTGCATTACCCGCTACGCGGTGGCAAGCAGTACAACCTGGTGGTGACCTTTCATAGCCGCGAAAAAGAAGAGTGGGGCGTGCGTGACGGCAGTAAAGAGGAGGTGCTCTCCTACTTTAAAGGCATTCATCCTCGACCCCGGCAGATGCTGGACAAACCCACCTCCTGGCGCCGCTGGTCTACCGCCGACCGCGAGCCGGTAGAAAAATGGGGCAACGATCGCATTACGCTGGTCGGCGATGCCGCGCACCCGGTGGCGCAGTATATGGCTCAGGGGGCCTGCATGGCGCTGGAGGATGCGGTTACCTTAGGTAAAGCGCTGGCGGAGTGCGATGGTGATGCCGCCCGTGCCTTTGCGCTGTATGAATCGGTACGTATCCCGCGCACCGCGCGTATCGTCTGGTCGACTCGCGAAATGGGGAGGGTTTATCATGCCGCCGGAGTGGAGCGCCAGGTGCGCAACCTGTTGTGGAAAGGCAAAACCCAGAGTGAGTTTTATCGCGGCATCGAGTGGCTGTACGGCTGGAAAGAGGATAACTGCCTGGAAGCTCGTTAA
- the dusC gene encoding tRNA dihydrouridine(16) synthase DusC, translated as MRVLLAPMEGVLDSLVRELLTEVNDYDLCITEFLRVVDQLLPVKSFYKLCPELHNHSLTPSGTRVRVQLLGQYPQWLAENAARAVELGSWGVDLNCGCPSKLVNGSGGGATLLKDPELIYRGAKAMREAVPDHLPVTVKVRLGWDSGDRRFEIADAVQQAGASELVVHGRTKEDGYKSERINWQAIGEIRQRLTIPVVANGEIWDWQSAQDCLAATGCDSVMIGRGALNVPNLSRVIKYNEPRMPWPQVVELLQKYTRLEKQGDTGLYHVARIKQWLSYLRKEYLEASELFSAVRTLQDSASIARTINGWRNETI; from the coding sequence ATGCGTGTATTACTGGCGCCGATGGAAGGCGTGCTCGATTCGCTGGTGCGCGAGCTGCTGACCGAAGTGAATGATTACGATCTCTGCATCACCGAATTTTTACGCGTGGTCGATCAACTTCTGCCGGTAAAATCATTCTATAAACTGTGCCCGGAGCTGCATAACCATAGCCTGACGCCATCCGGCACCCGCGTGCGCGTACAACTGCTCGGGCAGTATCCGCAATGGCTGGCGGAAAATGCCGCCCGCGCGGTTGAGCTGGGATCCTGGGGCGTCGATCTTAACTGTGGCTGTCCGTCGAAGCTGGTCAACGGCAGCGGCGGCGGGGCGACGTTACTCAAAGATCCGGAACTTATCTATCGTGGCGCGAAAGCGATGCGTGAAGCGGTCCCGGATCATCTACCGGTGACGGTCAAAGTGCGTCTTGGCTGGGACAGCGGCGATCGGCGCTTTGAAATTGCCGACGCGGTCCAGCAGGCGGGAGCCAGCGAACTGGTGGTCCACGGTCGCACCAAAGAGGACGGCTATAAATCGGAGCGTATTAACTGGCAGGCCATCGGCGAAATTCGTCAGCGTCTGACCATTCCGGTGGTCGCCAACGGTGAGATCTGGGACTGGCAGAGTGCTCAGGATTGTCTGGCGGCGACCGGCTGCGATTCGGTGATGATTGGCCGCGGTGCGCTGAACGTACCAAACTTAAGCCGGGTGATAAAATATAACGAACCGCGCATGCCCTGGCCTCAGGTCGTCGAGCTGCTGCAAAAATATACCCGGCTGGAAAAGCAGGGCGACACCGGCCTTTATCATGTTGCGCGTATAAAACAATGGTTAAGCTATTTGCGCAAAGAATACCTTGAAGCCTCTGAGCTTTTCAGCGCGGTACGCACCTTGCAGGACTCAGCGAGCATTGCACGCACAATTAACGGCTGGCGTAACGAAACTATCTGA
- the bglG gene encoding transcriptional antiterminator BglG: MQIAKVLNNNVVVVVDEQQREQVVMGRGLAFQKRVGDSLDESKIEKVFALQSDELVGRLGELLSQIPLEVMTTCDRIIDLARGRLGKLQDSLYITLTDHCHFAIERQKKGLAIRNVLLWEIKRLYPKEFELGQEARTIIAKRLGVELAEDEAGFIALHLVTAQLNSEMPEVMHVTRVMQEILQLVKYQLTLNYDEESLSYQRFVTHLKFFAQRMLTRTVVEDDDVTLHSAVKDNYPKAWKCAETVARHLQKSYQRPLTTEEIMFLAIHIERVRKEGR, translated from the coding sequence ATGCAAATCGCCAAAGTACTTAATAATAATGTAGTGGTGGTTGTAGATGAGCAGCAGCGCGAACAGGTGGTCATGGGCCGAGGACTTGCCTTTCAAAAACGCGTTGGTGACTCTCTTGATGAAAGTAAAATTGAAAAGGTCTTCGCGCTGCAGAGCGATGAACTGGTTGGCCGTTTAGGCGAATTACTCAGTCAGATACCATTAGAAGTGATGACCACCTGCGATCGGATTATCGATCTGGCACGTGGTCGTCTCGGTAAGTTACAGGACAGTTTGTACATTACCCTGACCGATCACTGCCATTTTGCGATTGAGCGGCAGAAGAAGGGCCTCGCGATTCGTAATGTGCTGCTATGGGAAATTAAGCGGCTGTACCCGAAGGAATTTGAGTTAGGGCAGGAAGCGCGGACGATTATCGCCAAAAGGCTCGGGGTTGAACTCGCCGAAGATGAAGCCGGGTTTATCGCCCTGCATCTGGTCACGGCGCAGCTCAACAGCGAAATGCCTGAGGTGATGCATGTTACCCGGGTGATGCAGGAGATCCTGCAACTGGTGAAGTATCAGCTGACGCTTAACTATGACGAAGAGTCATTGAGCTACCAGCGCTTTGTCACTCATCTCAAGTTTTTCGCCCAGCGTATGCTGACGCGAACGGTTGTCGAAGATGATGATGTGACGCTGCACAGCGCGGTAAAGGATAACTACCCTAAAGCGTGGAAGTGTGCGGAAACCGTCGCCCGGCACCTGCAAAAAAGCTACCAGCGGCCGCTGACGACGGAAGAAATTATGTTTCTCGCCATTCATATTGAACGAGTGAGAAAAGAGGGGCGCTAA
- a CDS encoding glycoside hydrolase family 1 protein: MKTFPQAFLWGGATAANQVEGAYLEDGKGLSTSDIQPNGGIFSEVVERVPGDSSIKDVAIDFYHRYPEDISLFAEMGFNCLRVSIAWTRIFPNGDDAQPNEAGLAYYDKLFDEMAKHNITPLVTLSHYEMPWALVKNYGGWGNRKVIGFFERYARTVFERYQAKVKLWLTFNEINMSLHAPMTGVGLPSDSSKAEVYQAIHHQLVASALATKACHEIVAEGKIGNMLLGGLMYPLSCKPEDIFETLQQNRSWQFFGDVQCRGAYPGYMLRYFRDNGINIEITAADREALKETVDFISFSYYMTGCVTADEELNKKARGNILSMVPNPHLASSEWGWQIDPLGLRTLLNVLWDRYQKPLFIVENGLGAKDKVEADGSINDDYRISYLNDHLVQAREAIEDGVELMGYTSWGPIDLVSASKAEMSKRYGFIYVDRDDQGNGTLARSRKKSFNWYKEVIATNGGSLKE, from the coding sequence ATGAAAACATTCCCACAGGCGTTTTTATGGGGCGGTGCGACCGCGGCAAATCAGGTCGAAGGCGCTTATCTGGAGGATGGCAAAGGACTGTCGACTTCTGATATCCAGCCAAACGGCGGTATTTTTAGTGAGGTTGTGGAACGCGTACCGGGCGATAGCAGTATTAAAGATGTCGCCATCGATTTTTACCATCGTTATCCGGAAGATATCAGCCTGTTTGCTGAAATGGGTTTTAACTGCCTGCGCGTATCGATTGCGTGGACGCGTATTTTCCCTAACGGCGATGATGCTCAGCCAAACGAAGCGGGACTGGCCTATTACGATAAGCTGTTTGATGAAATGGCGAAGCACAATATCACTCCGCTGGTGACCCTGTCGCACTACGAGATGCCGTGGGCGCTGGTGAAAAACTACGGCGGCTGGGGCAACCGCAAGGTCATTGGTTTCTTCGAGCGTTATGCCCGTACGGTGTTTGAGCGCTATCAGGCGAAGGTCAAACTGTGGTTGACCTTTAATGAGATCAATATGTCCCTGCACGCACCAATGACCGGCGTCGGACTGCCGTCCGACAGCAGCAAAGCCGAAGTTTATCAGGCCATTCACCATCAGCTGGTGGCGAGCGCGCTGGCGACGAAGGCCTGCCATGAGATCGTCGCGGAGGGCAAAATAGGTAATATGCTGCTCGGCGGCCTGATGTATCCGCTCAGCTGCAAACCGGAAGATATTTTTGAAACCCTGCAGCAGAACCGTAGCTGGCAGTTCTTTGGTGATGTACAGTGCCGCGGCGCTTATCCGGGCTATATGCTGCGCTATTTCCGCGATAACGGCATTAACATTGAGATCACCGCTGCCGATCGCGAAGCCCTGAAAGAGACCGTCGACTTCATCTCCTTTAGCTACTATATGACCGGCTGCGTCACCGCCGATGAAGAGCTGAACAAAAAAGCGCGCGGCAATATTCTCAGCATGGTGCCGAACCCGCACCTGGCGAGCTCGGAGTGGGGCTGGCAGATTGACCCACTGGGCCTGCGTACGTTGCTGAACGTGCTGTGGGATCGCTATCAGAAACCGCTGTTTATCGTTGAAAATGGCCTGGGCGCGAAGGATAAAGTCGAAGCCGATGGCAGCATTAACGATGACTACCGCATCAGCTACCTCAACGATCACCTGGTGCAGGCGCGCGAGGCGATTGAAGATGGTGTTGAGCTAATGGGCTACACCAGTTGGGGGCCAATCGACCTGGTGAGCGCGTCGAAGGCGGAGATGTCCAAGCGCTACGGTTTTATCTACGTCGATCGTGATGACCAGGGCAACGGCACCCTGGCGCGCAGCCGCAAGAAAAGCTTCAACTGGTATAAAGAAGTGATTGCCACTAACGGCGGCAGCTTAAAAGAGTAA
- a CDS encoding class I SAM-dependent methyltransferase produces the protein MSQNIYDDPAFFAGYATLDRSVKGLEGAPEWPTIQQMLPPLSGLRVVDLGCGYGWFCRWASAQGAVQIDGLDISHRMLERAREMSHGEDIRYRCEDLQTLTLPANSCELVYSSLALHYLPDVAPLLATVYQALTPGGTLLFSAEHPVYTAPPHQGWREDENGQKSWPVSHYQQEGERISNWFADGVKKQHRKLSSWINLLVAAGFVIEHLDEWGPTAEQIAAQPALDEEKERPMIFLLRARKPA, from the coding sequence ATGAGTCAAAACATCTATGACGATCCCGCTTTTTTTGCCGGATACGCCACCCTCGATCGCTCGGTAAAAGGGCTGGAAGGCGCGCCGGAGTGGCCAACTATTCAGCAAATGCTTCCGCCATTATCAGGATTACGCGTCGTTGACCTCGGCTGCGGCTACGGCTGGTTCTGCCGCTGGGCGAGCGCCCAGGGAGCCGTACAAATAGACGGGCTGGATATCTCCCACCGGATGCTGGAGCGCGCCCGCGAAATGTCGCATGGCGAAGATATCCGCTATCGCTGCGAGGATTTGCAGACTCTTACCCTGCCTGCCAATAGCTGTGAACTGGTCTATAGCTCACTGGCGCTGCACTATCTACCCGACGTCGCGCCGCTGCTCGCCACCGTTTACCAGGCACTGACGCCCGGCGGTACTCTGCTGTTTTCCGCCGAACATCCTGTTTACACCGCCCCGCCACATCAGGGCTGGCGGGAAGATGAAAACGGGCAGAAGAGCTGGCCGGTGAGCCACTATCAGCAGGAAGGCGAGCGTATCAGCAACTGGTTTGCCGATGGCGTCAAAAAGCAGCACCGCAAACTTTCCAGCTGGATAAACCTGCTGGTCGCCGCCGGTTTTGTCATTGAGCATCTGGATGAGTGGGGGCCGACGGCGGAGCAAATTGCCGCCCAGCCCGCGCTGGATGAAGAAAAAGAGCGGCCGATGATTTTCCTGCTGCGCGCGCGTAAACCGGCGTAA
- the mdtQ gene encoding multidrug resistance outer membrane protein MdtQ, whose amino-acid sequence MNLNLSKRVLASLPLAIALAGCAPSHDIGNPVQQQTPASHVSMELPAAVKNGWPQSNWWQDYHDPQLNSLVQRALANAPDMQIAEQRIRLAEAQARMSQSNLGPSLDFSADVERQKMSSEGLMGPFATDTDGNTGPWYTNGTFGLTAGWDLDLWGKNRALLKARIGEVKAQVAEEAQTRELLASSVARLYWQWQTEAAIKNVLTQVKSEQNNIVTVDTALYQRGITNSAEGAESDINVSKTDQQLADVAGNMKEIEARLMALTNNQSQALNLHPTELPAVSAQMPTELGYELLARRPDLQVAHWYIEASLSEIDAAKAAFYPDINLMAFLQQDALHLSDLFRHSAQQMGVTAGLTLPIFDSGRLNANLDIASAQNSLSVAKYNKAVVDAVNQVAKTASEVETLMAKNQQQQQVEKDTQRIVALAQARMNAGILSGSRVSLAKLPALQERITALRLHGQWLDASIQLTSALGGGYHQAAK is encoded by the coding sequence ATGAACCTGAACTTGAGCAAACGCGTCCTGGCCAGCCTGCCATTGGCTATCGCGCTGGCTGGCTGCGCGCCATCGCACGATATTGGCAACCCGGTGCAGCAGCAGACCCCGGCATCCCACGTCTCAATGGAACTGCCCGCGGCCGTAAAAAACGGCTGGCCGCAGAGCAACTGGTGGCAGGATTACCACGACCCGCAGCTCAATAGCTTGGTTCAGCGCGCGTTAGCTAACGCGCCGGATATGCAGATTGCCGAACAGCGTATCAGGCTGGCGGAAGCGCAGGCGCGGATGTCGCAGTCTAACCTGGGGCCTAGCCTGGATTTTTCCGCCGACGTTGAACGGCAAAAAATGTCCTCTGAAGGCCTGATGGGGCCGTTTGCTACCGATACTGATGGCAACACCGGGCCGTGGTATACCAACGGAACCTTTGGCCTGACGGCGGGTTGGGATCTGGATCTATGGGGTAAAAATCGCGCTTTGCTAAAAGCACGCATTGGTGAGGTTAAAGCTCAGGTTGCTGAAGAGGCGCAGACTCGCGAACTGCTGGCCAGCAGCGTCGCCCGCCTTTACTGGCAATGGCAAACCGAAGCCGCCATTAAAAACGTGCTGACCCAGGTGAAGAGTGAGCAGAATAATATCGTGACCGTGGATACGGCGCTGTATCAACGTGGGATCACTAACTCGGCCGAAGGGGCAGAGAGCGATATTAACGTCAGCAAAACCGATCAGCAGCTCGCGGATGTTGCGGGCAATATGAAAGAGATTGAGGCCCGGCTGATGGCGCTGACCAACAACCAGAGTCAGGCGCTGAATCTGCATCCGACCGAACTGCCAGCCGTCAGCGCGCAGATGCCAACGGAGCTAGGCTACGAGCTGCTGGCGCGGCGTCCGGATTTACAGGTTGCGCACTGGTATATCGAAGCTTCTCTGAGCGAAATCGATGCCGCCAAAGCGGCGTTTTACCCGGATATCAACCTGATGGCTTTCCTGCAACAGGATGCGCTGCACCTCAGCGATCTGTTCCGCCACTCCGCGCAGCAGATGGGTGTCACCGCCGGACTGACGCTGCCTATCTTTGATAGTGGCCGCCTGAATGCGAACCTGGATATCGCCAGCGCGCAGAACAGCCTGTCGGTGGCGAAGTACAATAAAGCGGTGGTTGATGCGGTTAATCAGGTAGCGAAAACGGCCAGCGAGGTTGAGACGTTGATGGCAAAAAATCAGCAGCAACAGCAGGTAGAGAAAGATACTCAGCGGATAGTCGCTCTGGCGCAAGCGCGGATGAATGCCGGGATACTCTCCGGTTCACGCGTCAGCCTGGCGAAGCTGCCCGCGCTACAGGAGCGGATTACCGCGCTGCGCCTGCACGGCCAGTGGCTTGATGCCAGCATCCAGCTGACCTCCGCGCTGGGTGGCGGATATCATCAGGCGGCGAAGTAA
- a CDS encoding DedA family protein, whose product MDINNLISQYGYAALVIGSMAEGETITLLGGVAAHQGLLKFWLVVVSVALGGMIGDQLLYLLGRRFGGRILRRFSSQKKRIQKAQRMIQRRPYLFVIGTRFMYGFRVIGPLLIGASRLPPKIFLPLNILGAIIWALIFTTLGYLGGEAIGPWLHHLDAHLKHWIWLVLVVVLVVAAHWWLKRREAKRKE is encoded by the coding sequence ATGGATATCAATAACCTGATTTCCCAGTACGGCTACGCGGCGCTGGTCATTGGCAGCATGGCGGAAGGCGAAACCATCACCCTGCTCGGCGGCGTGGCGGCACATCAGGGATTATTGAAGTTCTGGCTGGTGGTTGTCTCGGTCGCCCTCGGCGGGATGATCGGCGACCAGCTGCTTTACTTACTTGGTAGACGCTTTGGCGGGCGCATTCTGCGGCGATTCTCGAGCCAGAAAAAGCGGATTCAGAAAGCCCAGCGCATGATTCAGCGACGCCCTTATCTGTTTGTGATTGGCACCCGTTTTATGTACGGCTTTCGGGTCATCGGGCCGCTACTGATTGGCGCCAGCCGCCTGCCGCCAAAGATCTTTCTACCACTGAATATTCTCGGCGCGATTATCTGGGCACTGATCTTTACCACCCTGGGGTATCTCGGCGGCGAAGCGATTGGCCCATGGCTGCATCATCTGGATGCGCATCTGAAACACTGGATCTGGCTGGTTCTGGTGGTCGTTCTGGTGGTTGCGGCGCACTGGTGGCTGAAGCGCCGCGAGGCGAAAAGGAAAGAGTGA
- a CDS encoding Yip1 family protein, translating into MNHVWGLFSHPNQEMSVIKSENETISHHYTHHVLVMAAVPVICAFIGTTQLGWNFGDGTVVKLSLMTGLALAVLFYAVMLAGVAVMGRVIWWMARNYPQRPSLKRCMVFAGYVATPIFLSGIVALYPLVWLCALVGTIALLYTGYLLYLGIPTFLSINKEEGLSFASSTLAIGVLVLEVLLAITVILWGYGYRLF; encoded by the coding sequence ATGAACCATGTCTGGGGACTTTTCTCTCATCCGAATCAAGAGATGAGCGTTATCAAAAGCGAAAACGAGACCATTTCGCATCACTATACGCACCATGTGCTGGTCATGGCGGCGGTTCCGGTTATCTGCGCCTTTATCGGCACGACGCAGCTGGGCTGGAACTTCGGCGATGGCACCGTGGTAAAACTGTCGCTGATGACCGGGCTGGCGCTGGCTGTGCTGTTTTACGCCGTTATGCTCGCCGGGGTGGCGGTGATGGGGCGGGTTATCTGGTGGATGGCAAGAAACTATCCGCAGCGGCCTTCTCTGAAACGCTGTATGGTGTTTGCCGGTTATGTCGCCACGCCGATCTTCCTGAGCGGGATTGTGGCGCTCTATCCGCTGGTATGGCTGTGCGCGCTGGTCGGAACCATCGCACTGCTGTATACCGGTTATCTGCTGTATCTCGGCATTCCAACCTTCTTGAGTATCAATAAAGAAGAGGGGCTGAGCTTCGCCAGTTCCACTCTGGCGATTGGGGTGCTGGTGCTGGAAGTGCTGCTCGCCATCACCGTGATTCTCTGGGGTTACGGATATCGACTCTTCTGA
- the pbpG gene encoding D-alanyl-D-alanine endopeptidase, which yields MTKFRVSLLSLTLLLAVPFAPQAIAKTHAAVTASQPDIASGSAMIVDLASKKIIYASQPDLVRPMASITKVMTAMVVLDAHLPLDEMLTVDISQTPEMKGIYSRVRLNSEISRRNMLLLALMSSENRAAASLAHHYPGGYDAFIRAMNAKAQALGMTRTRYVEPTGLSIHNVSTARDLTKLLIASEQYPLIGQLSTTKEDMATFAHPAYTLPFRNTNHLVYRDNWNIQLTKTGFTNAAGHCLIMRTVINQRPVALVVMDAFGKYTHFADASRLRTWIETGKVMPVPASALSYKKQREAQMADAMLKGGAQTAQND from the coding sequence ATGACCAAATTTCGAGTTTCTTTGCTCAGCCTGACTTTGCTGCTGGCTGTGCCTTTTGCGCCCCAGGCGATAGCTAAAACCCATGCGGCGGTTACCGCTTCACAGCCGGATATCGCTTCCGGTAGCGCAATGATCGTCGATCTTGCCAGTAAAAAAATCATTTATGCCAGCCAGCCGGATCTGGTTCGCCCGATGGCGTCAATCACCAAGGTAATGACCGCGATGGTGGTGCTTGATGCCCATCTGCCGCTTGATGAGATGCTGACCGTCGATATCAGCCAGACGCCTGAAATGAAAGGGATTTACTCACGCGTGCGCCTGAACAGCGAAATCAGCCGCCGCAATATGCTGCTGCTGGCGCTGATGTCCTCGGAAAACCGCGCCGCCGCGAGCCTGGCGCACCACTATCCGGGTGGATACGATGCGTTTATTCGCGCGATGAACGCCAAAGCACAGGCGCTGGGGATGACGCGTACCCGTTACGTTGAACCTACCGGCTTGTCGATTCATAACGTTTCTACCGCGCGCGATCTCACCAAACTACTGATCGCCAGCGAACAGTATCCGCTGATTGGTCAACTGAGCACCACCAAAGAAGATATGGCGACTTTCGCCCATCCGGCGTACACGCTGCCGTTCCGCAATACCAACCATCTGGTGTACCGCGATAACTGGAATATTCAGCTGACCAAAACCGGCTTTACTAACGCCGCGGGCCACTGTCTGATTATGCGTACGGTGATTAATCAGCGCCCGGTTGCGCTGGTGGTGATGGATGCATTTGGCAAATATACCCACTTTGCCGATGCCAGCCGCCTGAGAACGTGGATTGAAACCGGGAAGGTGATGCCGGTTCCGGCTTCTGCGCTCAGCTATAAGAAGCAGCGCGAAGCGCAGATGGCCGATGCGATGCTAAAAGGCGGCGCGCAGACCGCGCAGAACGATTAA
- a CDS encoding GNAT family N-acetyltransferase: MSAVDKLHDADLEIREALPDDAHAIAALYVWHVLNGRASFEEIPPTVDEMRKRIKNVRDSGLPWLVALWRGTIVGYCYATFYRPRPAYRYTLEESIYVEAGMGGRGIGSALLSRLIEKCEQGPWRQMLAIIGDGHSNAASIAIHKKFGFNVAGQLRSVGYKMGDWRDTLIMQRPLGDGDWTLPE; the protein is encoded by the coding sequence ATGTCCGCAGTGGATAAGTTACACGACGCCGACTTAGAGATCCGCGAAGCGCTGCCCGATGACGCCCACGCCATCGCCGCGCTGTACGTCTGGCACGTACTGAACGGACGCGCATCCTTTGAAGAGATCCCCCCAACCGTCGATGAGATGCGCAAACGCATCAAAAACGTGCGCGATAGCGGGCTGCCGTGGCTGGTTGCCCTGTGGCGCGGGACCATCGTCGGCTACTGCTACGCCACCTTTTATCGCCCCCGCCCGGCCTATCGTTACACCCTTGAAGAGTCAATTTACGTCGAAGCCGGCATGGGCGGACGCGGCATCGGCAGCGCCCTGCTCTCTCGCTTAATTGAAAAGTGCGAACAGGGACCGTGGCGACAAATGTTGGCCATTATCGGCGACGGCCACAGTAACGCCGCATCGATTGCGATTCATAAAAAGTTTGGTTTTAACGTGGCGGGCCAGCTGCGCAGCGTCGGCTATAAGATGGGCGACTGGCGGGATACTTTGATTATGCAGCGCCCGCTCGGCGATGGCGACTGGACGCTGCCGGAGTAA